One Micropterus dolomieu isolate WLL.071019.BEF.003 ecotype Adirondacks linkage group LG23, ASM2129224v1, whole genome shotgun sequence DNA window includes the following coding sequences:
- the LOC123963749 gene encoding reticulon-4 receptor-like 1 gives MENVQEVQGGNGMERFIGEEENFEGDAEFGRELVRVSYGGVELLLVLCGLDLSLPCPRHCICYTSPSTVSCQAHNFHAVPEGIPAQSERVFLQNNKIQRLLRGHFSPTTTMLWLYSNNISYIQPSTFHGFDRLEELDLGDNRHLNAIASDTFQGLGRLHALHLYHCGLISLPPGIFAGLHNLQYLYLQDNQLEFLEDDLFIDLLNLSHLFLHGNRLWSLRQNTFRGLGVLDRLLLHQNRIQWVDRQAFHDLRRLTTLYLFNNSLTELSGASLTLLPALEYLRLNDNPWECDCKALSLWDWLRRFRGSTSSLMCVSPPELAGKDLKALKKEELPSCLSGEGHAHGAPGGEMEQGESLNHLNRHRNHHNHHQRPYLPHGDQYSLPSPSPLPRPPKGGRRNCTRRGRKAKGGLNEVQVLREGGEKDYNPDEGKYDLSATARRKNKCIPRTSVGPPSGVQRANNKAGSYLADYIFCLPSALLLSLISVILR, from the exons gTTATGGTGGGGTGGAGTTACTCTTGGTGCTGTGCGGCCTGGATCTCTCTCTGCCCTGCCCTCGCCACTGCATCTGCTACACTTCACCTAGCACCGTCTCCTGCCAGGCCCACAACTTCCATGCCGTGCCTGAAGGCATCCCCGCCCAGAGCGAGCGCGTCTTCCTGCAGAACAACAAGATCCAGCGGCTGCTTCGGGGCCACTTCTCGCCCACCACCACCATGTTGTGGCTTTACTCCAACAACATCTCCTACATACAGCCGTCCACCTTCCACGGCTTTGACCGCCTGGAGGAGCTCGACCTTGGGGACAACCGGCACCTGAATGCCATTGCTTCAGACACCTTCCAGGGTCTGGGTAGGCTACATGCCCTGCATCTCTACCACTGTGGCCTGATCAGCCTGCCTCCAGGGATATTTGCAGGCCTTCATAATCTCCAGTATCTCTACCTACAG GACAACCAATTAGAGTTTCTGGAGGATGATCTGTTCATCGACCTACTGAACCTCAGTCATCTCTTCCTGCATGGCAATCGACTGTGGAGCCTTCGCCAGAACACTTTCCGTGGTCTGGGAGTCTTAGACCGTCTGCTTCTCCACCAGAACCGAATCCAGTGGGTTGACCGCCAGGCTTTCCATGACCTGCGGCGCCTCACCACCTTGTACTTGTTTAATAACTCCCTGACTGAGCTGTCTGGTGCCAGCTTGACGCTACTGCCAGCCCTGGAATACCTACGACTTAACGACAACCCCTGGGAGTGTGACTGCAAGGCCCTGTCACTTTGGGATTGGCTGCGGAGGTTCCGAggctccacctcctctctgaTGTGCGTTTCACCACCAGAGCTGGCGGGGAAGGACCTGAAGGCACTGAAGAAAGAGGAGCTGCCCAGTTGCTTGTCAGGCGAGGGTCATGCACATGGGGCCCCAGGTGGGGAGATGGAGCAGGGAGAGTCTTTGAACCACCTGAATCGTCACAGAAACCATCACAACCACCATCAGCGGCCGTACTTGCCCCACGGGGACCAGTACAGCTTGCCTTCACCATCACCCCTGCCGCGGCCACCTAAGGGAGGGCGCAGAAACTGTACCCGCCGGGGCCGCAAGGCAAAAGGGGGGCTCAATGAGGTGCAGGTACTACGGGAGGGGGGTGAGAAAGACTATAATCCAGATGAAGGCAAATATGACCTTTCTGCAACTGCAAGGAGGAAGAACAAGTGCATCCCCAGAACTTCTGTCGGCCCACCAAGTGGGGTCCAGAGAGCTAATAATAAAGCAGGATCATACCTTGCagattatattttctgtttaccatCAGCTCTGCTGCTGTCACTCATTTCCGTGATCTTACGCTGA